In Doryrhamphus excisus isolate RoL2022-K1 chromosome 21, RoL_Dexc_1.0, whole genome shotgun sequence, a single genomic region encodes these proteins:
- the myripb gene encoding rab effector MyRIP isoform X5, producing MAETLTVALRVAEEAIEEAIAKAEEFSDSLEKQNEARYLRDHKEELIEELATTIVQKIIQRRKRSEMQTEYDFVWPHPQSLIQSADQASAPLPHTSSQGPPDPLKASAALSRSRSAFSLTSDDSPEKAPQDEAVGTGGSLQEYSSLKREAKTASLPTWKSVDRLDNSSASSVLQSPDGNWIALHSSQLSRPSLLTKRKSLVFSVLEKESGVVSAYDEMGSDSEDDDQRGWGAALQQFRRKLSDETYYTDSQHDPEWTYTQHPPVTSPSSGQYTNTETLNSDSEASSALSTCPRKPPQNPPRKKAPSDMHLHPYHQPLYHHHQLHHNLSPYPLLTGALDINFNPKVMGDSSEADEKQNDPVRRSRRRRKSKRESSNESRSGTQNYSQSIQESSGFLLNDLLKRGLSEDQPGPDPVPLNAAASDTVTPEPQDLDKADRRSPLSVTPGPKHTSSGPTSGFADPLGDELRSRINKLVRSRTNSRESSSSEEEKRTKNPKDAEKEKCGIRLRASEPVLQVNGQELSGLGIKSPPPKEKRSEKNTEEEVVADEREQKRGERRNRQNKRQHRRDVDKELTEWRGSSSAASSPAVTPSSQEGVLSDNQEQHIDTEQQQRLQLLSSLLQQKYSAASLCSITTEVLKVLNATEELIGEAGGDGCTPSESHSAPRSSESRRLDQRLTKMEENVYLAAGAVYGLEGALGDLEQCARSIGSGTSDTELAFLEDQVATAAAQVQQSELQISNIEARISALKTAGLNVSVCNHFSKFKPKTKPQTLDSSRHQRRKLPAPPLKDKMEPEQPVEVFRP from the exons ATGGCCGAGACCCTCACAGTGGCCCTGCGTGTTGCCGAGGAGGCCATAGAGGAAGCCATCGCCAAGGCGGAGGAGTTCAGCGACAGTTTG GAGAAGCAGAATGAGGCTCGCTATCTGCGGGACCACAAAGAGGAGCTCATAGAGGAACTTGCCACGACCATCGTCCAAAAG ATCATCCAAAGGAGGAAGCGCTCGGAGATGCAGACAGAGTATGACTTTGTCTGGCCTCATCCTCAGTCCTTGATCCAGTCCGCTGATCAGGCATCAGCTCCACTACCCCACACGTCTTCACAAGGACCCCCGGACCCCCTCAAGGCTTCCGCCGCCCTCTCG cgcTCACGCTCAGCCTTCTCCCTCACCAGTGACGACTCTCCGGAGAAGGCTCCTCAGGACGAGGCGGTCGGCACGGGCGGCAGCTTGCAGGAGTACTCGTCTCTGAAGAGGGAGGCCAAGACGGCGTCCCTCCCCACCTGGAAGAGTGTCGACCGTCTGGACAATTCTA GCGCATCCTCGGTCCTCCAGAGTCCGGACGGCAACTGGATCGCTCTCCACAGCTCCCAGCTGTCCCGTCCCAGCCTGCTCACCAAGAGGAAGAGCCTGGTCTTCAGCGTCTTGGAAAAAGAGTCCGGCGTGGTCTCGGCCTACGACGAGATGGGCTCCGACTCCGAGGACGACGACCAAAGGGGCTGGGGGGCGGCCCTTCAACAGTTCCGACGCAAGCTCTCCGACGAGACGTACTACACGGACTCCCAGCACGACCCCGAGTGGACGTACACGCAGCACCCGCCCGTGACCTCGCCGTCCTCGGGCCAGTACACCAACACGGAGACGCTGAATTCCGACTCGGAGGCGTCGTCGGCGCTGTCCACGTGTCCCAGGAAGCCGCCTCAGAACCCGCCGAGGAAGAAAGCGCCGTCGGACATGCACTTGCACCCCTACCACCAACCGCTCTACCACCACCATCAGCTCCACCACAACCTCTCGCCGTACCCGCTCCTCACGGGGGCGCTGGACATCAACTTTAACCCCAAG GTGATGGGGGACAGCAGCGAGGCGGACGAAAAGCAGAACGACCCAGTGAGAAGGTCACGGCGGCGCCGGAAAAGCAAGAGGGAGTCGTCCAACGAGAGCAGGTCCGGGACGCAGAACTACTCCCAGTCCATCCAG GAGAGCAGCGGCTTCCTTCTCAACGACCTCCTGAAGAGAGGCTTAAGTGAGGACCAGCCAGGTCCAGACCCGGTGCCATTAAACGCCGCGGCATCGGACACCGTCACACCCGAACCCCAAGATTTAGACAAAGCCGACCGGAGGAGCCCTCTTTCAGTCACTCCAGGGCCCAAACACACCAGCTCTGGACCCACGTCCGGGTTTGCTGACCCCCTGGGAGACGAACTGCGCTCCAGAATCAACAAGCTGGTCAGGAGTCGAACCAACAGCAGAGAGAGCAGCTCATCCGAGGAGGAGAAGCGGACGAAAAACCCCAAAGACGCAGAAAAAGAGAAGTGTGGCATCAGGTTAAGAGCAAGCGAACCGGTTTTGCAAGTCAACGGACAAGAACTGAGCGGGCTGGGGATAAAAAGTCCGCCTCCGAAGGAGAAGAGGTCGGAGAAGAACACGGAAGAGGAGGTGGTGGCGGACGAGCGGGAGCagaagagaggagagaggaggaacCGCCAAAACAAGAGGCAGCACAGACGAGACGTGGACAAGGAATTGACGGAATGGAGGGGCAGCTCCAGCGCCGCCAGCTCGCCTGCTGTTACGCCATCTTCCCAGGAGGGGGTGCTGTCTGACaaccag gagcAACACATTGACACGGAGCAACAGCAGAGGCTTCAGTTGCTCTCCTCTCTCTTACAGCAG AAGTACTCGGCCGCGTCCCTCTGCAGCATCACCACGGAGGTGCTAAAGGTTCTCAACGCCACCGAGGAGCTGATCGGCGAGGCGGGAGGGGACGGCTGCACGCCCTCGGAGTCTCACAGCGCCCCCCGCAGCTCCGAGAGCAGAAGGCTGGACCAGAGGCTCACAAAGATGGAGGAGAAT GTGTATCTGGCCGCAGGTGCTGTTTATGGCCTAGAGGGGGCGCTGGGGGACTTGGAGCAGTGTGCGCGCAGTATCGGCAGCGGGACTTCAGACACCGAGCTGGCGTTCCTGGAGGATCAGGTGGCCACCGCTGCAGCTCAGGTCCAACAGTCTGAACTGCAG
- the myripb gene encoding rab effector MyRIP isoform X4, which translates to MVEPFWWTRLGGRKAYGVTLRPAWNQVVPPPPPHHKSSGPTWTSITQEASEGESSVHEGSFCNDNDGSVCGSDSVFYKQSEGHSMAETLTVALRVAEEAIEEAIAKAEEFSDSLEKQNEARYLRDHKEELIEELATTIVQKIIQRRKRSEMQTEYDFVWPHPQSLIQSADQASAPLPHTSSQGPPDPLKASAALSRSRSAFSLTSDDSPEKAPQDEAVGTGGSLQEYSSLKREAKTASLPTWKSVDRLDNSSASSVLQSPDGNWIALHSSQLSRPSLLTKRKSLVFSVLEKESGVVSAYDEMGSDSEDDDQRGWGAALQQFRRKLSDETYYTDSQHDPEWTYTQHPPVTSPSSGQYTNTETLNSDSEASSALSTCPRKPPQNPPRKKAPSDMHLHPYHQPLYHHHQLHHNLSPYPLLTGALDINFNPKVMGDSSEADEKQNDPVRRSRRRRKSKRESSNESRSGTQNYSQSIQESSGFLLNDLLKRGLSEDQPGPDPVPLNAAASDTVTPEPQDLDKADRRSPLSVTPGPKHTSSGPTSGFADPLGDELRSRINKLVRSRTNSRESSSSEEEKRTKNPKDAEKEKCGIRLRASEPVLQVNGQELSGLGIKSPPPKEKRSEKNTEEEVVADEREQKRGERRNRQNKRQHRRDVDKELTEWRGSSSAASSPAVTPSSQEGVLSDNQEQHIDTEQQQRLQLLSSLLQQKYSAASLCSITTEVLKVLNATEELIGEAGGDGCTPSESHSAPRSSESRRLDQRLTKMEENVYLAAGAVYGLEGALGDLEQCARSIGSGTSDTELAFLEDQVATAAAQVQQSELQISNIEARISALKTAGLNVSVCNHFSKFKPKTKPQTLDSSRHQRRKLPAPPLKDKMEPEQPVEVFRP; encoded by the exons ATGGTTGAGCCGTTTTGGTGGACTCGGCTTGGAGGAAGGAAGGCCTACGGGGTGACCCTGAGGCCTGCATGGAATCAGGTGgtgccccccccacctccccaccACAAATCATCAGGGCCAACATGGACGTCAATCACGCAGGAGGCCTCGGAAGGGG AAAGCAGCGTTCACGAGGGAAGTTTCTGCAACGACAACGATGGCAGCGTCTGCGGCAGCGACTCCGTCTTCTACAAACAGAGTGAAG GACACAGTATGGCCGAGACCCTCACAGTGGCCCTGCGTGTTGCCGAGGAGGCCATAGAGGAAGCCATCGCCAAGGCGGAGGAGTTCAGCGACAGTTTG GAGAAGCAGAATGAGGCTCGCTATCTGCGGGACCACAAAGAGGAGCTCATAGAGGAACTTGCCACGACCATCGTCCAAAAG ATCATCCAAAGGAGGAAGCGCTCGGAGATGCAGACAGAGTATGACTTTGTCTGGCCTCATCCTCAGTCCTTGATCCAGTCCGCTGATCAGGCATCAGCTCCACTACCCCACACGTCTTCACAAGGACCCCCGGACCCCCTCAAGGCTTCCGCCGCCCTCTCG cgcTCACGCTCAGCCTTCTCCCTCACCAGTGACGACTCTCCGGAGAAGGCTCCTCAGGACGAGGCGGTCGGCACGGGCGGCAGCTTGCAGGAGTACTCGTCTCTGAAGAGGGAGGCCAAGACGGCGTCCCTCCCCACCTGGAAGAGTGTCGACCGTCTGGACAATTCTA GCGCATCCTCGGTCCTCCAGAGTCCGGACGGCAACTGGATCGCTCTCCACAGCTCCCAGCTGTCCCGTCCCAGCCTGCTCACCAAGAGGAAGAGCCTGGTCTTCAGCGTCTTGGAAAAAGAGTCCGGCGTGGTCTCGGCCTACGACGAGATGGGCTCCGACTCCGAGGACGACGACCAAAGGGGCTGGGGGGCGGCCCTTCAACAGTTCCGACGCAAGCTCTCCGACGAGACGTACTACACGGACTCCCAGCACGACCCCGAGTGGACGTACACGCAGCACCCGCCCGTGACCTCGCCGTCCTCGGGCCAGTACACCAACACGGAGACGCTGAATTCCGACTCGGAGGCGTCGTCGGCGCTGTCCACGTGTCCCAGGAAGCCGCCTCAGAACCCGCCGAGGAAGAAAGCGCCGTCGGACATGCACTTGCACCCCTACCACCAACCGCTCTACCACCACCATCAGCTCCACCACAACCTCTCGCCGTACCCGCTCCTCACGGGGGCGCTGGACATCAACTTTAACCCCAAG GTGATGGGGGACAGCAGCGAGGCGGACGAAAAGCAGAACGACCCAGTGAGAAGGTCACGGCGGCGCCGGAAAAGCAAGAGGGAGTCGTCCAACGAGAGCAGGTCCGGGACGCAGAACTACTCCCAGTCCATCCAG GAGAGCAGCGGCTTCCTTCTCAACGACCTCCTGAAGAGAGGCTTAAGTGAGGACCAGCCAGGTCCAGACCCGGTGCCATTAAACGCCGCGGCATCGGACACCGTCACACCCGAACCCCAAGATTTAGACAAAGCCGACCGGAGGAGCCCTCTTTCAGTCACTCCAGGGCCCAAACACACCAGCTCTGGACCCACGTCCGGGTTTGCTGACCCCCTGGGAGACGAACTGCGCTCCAGAATCAACAAGCTGGTCAGGAGTCGAACCAACAGCAGAGAGAGCAGCTCATCCGAGGAGGAGAAGCGGACGAAAAACCCCAAAGACGCAGAAAAAGAGAAGTGTGGCATCAGGTTAAGAGCAAGCGAACCGGTTTTGCAAGTCAACGGACAAGAACTGAGCGGGCTGGGGATAAAAAGTCCGCCTCCGAAGGAGAAGAGGTCGGAGAAGAACACGGAAGAGGAGGTGGTGGCGGACGAGCGGGAGCagaagagaggagagaggaggaacCGCCAAAACAAGAGGCAGCACAGACGAGACGTGGACAAGGAATTGACGGAATGGAGGGGCAGCTCCAGCGCCGCCAGCTCGCCTGCTGTTACGCCATCTTCCCAGGAGGGGGTGCTGTCTGACaaccag gagcAACACATTGACACGGAGCAACAGCAGAGGCTTCAGTTGCTCTCCTCTCTCTTACAGCAG AAGTACTCGGCCGCGTCCCTCTGCAGCATCACCACGGAGGTGCTAAAGGTTCTCAACGCCACCGAGGAGCTGATCGGCGAGGCGGGAGGGGACGGCTGCACGCCCTCGGAGTCTCACAGCGCCCCCCGCAGCTCCGAGAGCAGAAGGCTGGACCAGAGGCTCACAAAGATGGAGGAGAAT GTGTATCTGGCCGCAGGTGCTGTTTATGGCCTAGAGGGGGCGCTGGGGGACTTGGAGCAGTGTGCGCGCAGTATCGGCAGCGGGACTTCAGACACCGAGCTGGCGTTCCTGGAGGATCAGGTGGCCACCGCTGCAGCTCAGGTCCAACAGTCTGAACTGCAG
- the myripb gene encoding rab effector MyRIP isoform X3: MEQSGFTSEYIMVEPFWWTRLGGRKAYGVTLRPAWNQVVPPPPPHHKSSGPTWTSITQEASEGESSVHEGSFCNDNDGSVCGSDSVFYKQSEGHSMAETLTVALRVAEEAIEEAIAKAEEFSDSLEKQNEARYLRDHKEELIEELATTIVQKIIQRRKRSEMQTEYDFVWPHPQSLIQSADQASAPLPHTSSQGPPDPLKASAALSRSRSAFSLTSDDSPEKAPQDEAVGTGGSLQEYSSLKREAKTASLPTWKSVDRLDNSSASSVLQSPDGNWIALHSSQLSRPSLLTKRKSLVFSVLEKESGVVSAYDEMGSDSEDDDQRGWGAALQQFRRKLSDETYYTDSQHDPEWTYTQHPPVTSPSSGQYTNTETLNSDSEASSALSTCPRKPPQNPPRKKAPSDMHLHPYHQPLYHHHQLHHNLSPYPLLTGALDINFNPKVMGDSSEADEKQNDPVRRSRRRRKSKRESSNESRSGTQNYSQSIQESSGFLLNDLLKRGLSEDQPGPDPVPLNAAASDTVTPEPQDLDKADRRSPLSVTPGPKHTSSGPTSGFADPLGDELRSRINKLVRSRTNSRESSSSEEEKRTKNPKDAEKEKCGIRLRASEPVLQVNGQELSGLGIKSPPPKEKRSEKNTEEEVVADEREQKRGERRNRQNKRQHRRDVDKELTEWRGSSSAASSPAVTPSSQEGVLSDNQEQHIDTEQQQRLQLLSSLLQQKYSAASLCSITTEVLKVLNATEELIGEAGGDGCTPSESHSAPRSSESRRLDQRLTKMEENVYLAAGAVYGLEGALGDLEQCARSIGSGTSDTELAFLEDQVATAAAQVQQSELQISNIEARISALKTAGLNVSVCNHFSKFKPKTKPQTLDSSRHQRRKLPAPPLKDKMEPEQPVEVFRP; encoded by the exons ATGGAACAGTCCGGCTTCACAAGTGAATATATCATGGTTGAGCCGTTTTGGTGGACTCGGCTTGGAGGAAGGAAGGCCTACGGGGTGACCCTGAGGCCTGCATGGAATCAGGTGgtgccccccccacctccccaccACAAATCATCAGGGCCAACATGGACGTCAATCACGCAGGAGGCCTCGGAAGGGG AAAGCAGCGTTCACGAGGGAAGTTTCTGCAACGACAACGATGGCAGCGTCTGCGGCAGCGACTCCGTCTTCTACAAACAGAGTGAAG GACACAGTATGGCCGAGACCCTCACAGTGGCCCTGCGTGTTGCCGAGGAGGCCATAGAGGAAGCCATCGCCAAGGCGGAGGAGTTCAGCGACAGTTTG GAGAAGCAGAATGAGGCTCGCTATCTGCGGGACCACAAAGAGGAGCTCATAGAGGAACTTGCCACGACCATCGTCCAAAAG ATCATCCAAAGGAGGAAGCGCTCGGAGATGCAGACAGAGTATGACTTTGTCTGGCCTCATCCTCAGTCCTTGATCCAGTCCGCTGATCAGGCATCAGCTCCACTACCCCACACGTCTTCACAAGGACCCCCGGACCCCCTCAAGGCTTCCGCCGCCCTCTCG cgcTCACGCTCAGCCTTCTCCCTCACCAGTGACGACTCTCCGGAGAAGGCTCCTCAGGACGAGGCGGTCGGCACGGGCGGCAGCTTGCAGGAGTACTCGTCTCTGAAGAGGGAGGCCAAGACGGCGTCCCTCCCCACCTGGAAGAGTGTCGACCGTCTGGACAATTCTA GCGCATCCTCGGTCCTCCAGAGTCCGGACGGCAACTGGATCGCTCTCCACAGCTCCCAGCTGTCCCGTCCCAGCCTGCTCACCAAGAGGAAGAGCCTGGTCTTCAGCGTCTTGGAAAAAGAGTCCGGCGTGGTCTCGGCCTACGACGAGATGGGCTCCGACTCCGAGGACGACGACCAAAGGGGCTGGGGGGCGGCCCTTCAACAGTTCCGACGCAAGCTCTCCGACGAGACGTACTACACGGACTCCCAGCACGACCCCGAGTGGACGTACACGCAGCACCCGCCCGTGACCTCGCCGTCCTCGGGCCAGTACACCAACACGGAGACGCTGAATTCCGACTCGGAGGCGTCGTCGGCGCTGTCCACGTGTCCCAGGAAGCCGCCTCAGAACCCGCCGAGGAAGAAAGCGCCGTCGGACATGCACTTGCACCCCTACCACCAACCGCTCTACCACCACCATCAGCTCCACCACAACCTCTCGCCGTACCCGCTCCTCACGGGGGCGCTGGACATCAACTTTAACCCCAAG GTGATGGGGGACAGCAGCGAGGCGGACGAAAAGCAGAACGACCCAGTGAGAAGGTCACGGCGGCGCCGGAAAAGCAAGAGGGAGTCGTCCAACGAGAGCAGGTCCGGGACGCAGAACTACTCCCAGTCCATCCAG GAGAGCAGCGGCTTCCTTCTCAACGACCTCCTGAAGAGAGGCTTAAGTGAGGACCAGCCAGGTCCAGACCCGGTGCCATTAAACGCCGCGGCATCGGACACCGTCACACCCGAACCCCAAGATTTAGACAAAGCCGACCGGAGGAGCCCTCTTTCAGTCACTCCAGGGCCCAAACACACCAGCTCTGGACCCACGTCCGGGTTTGCTGACCCCCTGGGAGACGAACTGCGCTCCAGAATCAACAAGCTGGTCAGGAGTCGAACCAACAGCAGAGAGAGCAGCTCATCCGAGGAGGAGAAGCGGACGAAAAACCCCAAAGACGCAGAAAAAGAGAAGTGTGGCATCAGGTTAAGAGCAAGCGAACCGGTTTTGCAAGTCAACGGACAAGAACTGAGCGGGCTGGGGATAAAAAGTCCGCCTCCGAAGGAGAAGAGGTCGGAGAAGAACACGGAAGAGGAGGTGGTGGCGGACGAGCGGGAGCagaagagaggagagaggaggaacCGCCAAAACAAGAGGCAGCACAGACGAGACGTGGACAAGGAATTGACGGAATGGAGGGGCAGCTCCAGCGCCGCCAGCTCGCCTGCTGTTACGCCATCTTCCCAGGAGGGGGTGCTGTCTGACaaccag gagcAACACATTGACACGGAGCAACAGCAGAGGCTTCAGTTGCTCTCCTCTCTCTTACAGCAG AAGTACTCGGCCGCGTCCCTCTGCAGCATCACCACGGAGGTGCTAAAGGTTCTCAACGCCACCGAGGAGCTGATCGGCGAGGCGGGAGGGGACGGCTGCACGCCCTCGGAGTCTCACAGCGCCCCCCGCAGCTCCGAGAGCAGAAGGCTGGACCAGAGGCTCACAAAGATGGAGGAGAAT GTGTATCTGGCCGCAGGTGCTGTTTATGGCCTAGAGGGGGCGCTGGGGGACTTGGAGCAGTGTGCGCGCAGTATCGGCAGCGGGACTTCAGACACCGAGCTGGCGTTCCTGGAGGATCAGGTGGCCACCGCTGCAGCTCAGGTCCAACAGTCTGAACTGCAG